TTGACTGTCTAGATGATTTAAAATATTGTTCCCAAACTGATATTTTAGATGTCTTGCCAATACAACATGAAACGGGAGTATTAAAAAGTCAAAAGAAATAGCGAATAGGGAGCAGAGGAGGCAGGGGGAGCAGGGGGAGCAGGGGAGACAAGGGAGACAAGGGGGAATTATTGATTGAACAAGTCTCTCCCTTGTCTCCTCCCTCTTCCTTGTCTACTTTGTCTCTTCTCCATGCCCAATGCCCAATGCCCTATTCCCCATGCTCAATTTTCAAATCTGTGAGCATTTGCCGGAGTCTTTGTCGCCAATGGGGGGGATAAGTCCCTAGAATTGCCGCAATTTTTCCACAAGCAAGGACGGAATAAGCAGGGCGACGGGCTGGTGTGGGATATTCGGCGGTTGTAATGGGGACAACACGTTCAACTTTCAAAGGGAAGCCTAGCTGTTGGGCTTCTTCAAAAATGGCGACGGCAAAATCATACCAGCTAGCAACGCCGCTATTAGTGTAGTGATAAGTGCCGCTAATTTCTGGAGTTAATTGGGGAATCGTCTGGGCTATAACTGCCGCTATATCTTGCGCCCAAGTCGGGCTACCAATTTGATCGGCGACAACACGGAGTTCTTGGCGTTCTGCACTTAGTCGCAGCATGGTTTTAACAAAGTTACTTTTGCCAAAGGTTCCATAAACCCAAGCTGTGCGGAGAATGAGATGATGGGCGCAATTTTCCCGAATAGCTTCTTCTCCAGCGAGTTTGGTTTTACCATAAACACTCAACGGATTAGTCGCATCAGTTTCTTGGTAAGGGCTACAGCCATTGCCATCAAAAACGTAATCGGTCGAAATATGAATTAGAAAAGCTCCTAACTTTTGGCTTTCTTGGGCAAGAAATAGGGGTGCAAAAGCATTAATAGCGGTAGCAAGTTCGGGTTCGCTTTCGGCTTTATCTACAGCAGTATAAGCGGCAGCATTAATGATGATTTGTGGCTGCTTGGATCTGATAACTTTGCGGAGGGTATCGGGTTGGGTAAGGTCTACTGTTGGGCGTGCTACTGAGATAATATCGCCGGATGATGAAAGTATTTGTTGTAGTTCCTTACCCACTTGACCGTTACTACCAATCAGCAAAATTGATTTAGTCATTTGTCATTTGTCACTTGTACTGAGTTTCGACTGCGCGGTAATCGAGCGAAGTCGAGATTCAACTACCGCGAAGCCGTTGGCGTGGTAACAGAGCGTAGTCGAAGTGCAGCCTCTCGTAGAGAAGTATTTGTCATTTGTACAAGAGAAGCCACGCTCACTCTTTAACGTGGTTTGAATTAGTCCGATGAAAGACAAAGTTTTTCCGCACACTATAAAAGTAAGCTTAGGGTATCACAAGAGGCTGGGTATCTGACAAAATCCAATGACCAATGACCATTTAATCAAATACTTCAGCAGTTCTGAAAGATTTACCCGCTTGGTCTTTAGCTGATAAAATTGGTGGTTCACTCAGGGGCCAATCTATCGCTAAATCTGGATCGTTCCATAGAATTGTGCGATCGCTTCGGGGCGCGTAGTAATCTGTAGTTTTGTAGAGAACTTCGGCTATTTCTGAAAGCGCCAGAAAGCCGTGAGCAAAGCCTGGTGGTATCCACAGTAGGCGTTTGTTTTTAGCACTGAGTTCATAACCTACCCACTTACCGAAGGTCGGCGAACTTGTTCTAATGTCTACGGCTACATCAAAAATAGTGCCAACAATCGCCCGAATGAGTTTACCTTGAGGTTGTTGGATTTGATAATGCAATCCACGTAAGACGTTTTGTTTAGAGCAAGAGTGATTATCTTGGACGAAGTTCGTAACAATCCCTATCTCTTGAGCAAATTTTTGGTGGTTGTAAGCTTCAAAAAATAAACCGCGTTCATCTCCAAAGACTTGGGGTTCGAGTTGGATAACTTCGGGAATTTTGGTATGTACAATGCTCATTAATATTATCAGTAATGTGCCACAGTCTTAATTATGAGAATAATTTAATACTTGTATTTTACAGGTATTAGAATAAGATTTTGACTGTGGCTTTTTTCTTTTGAATAAGTAAATCACGTTAGTTCAATTTGACAGTCATCGCCAATCATAAATCGCAAGGCTTTAGGGCGACGGGGTGCAAGATTCAATTGTGCCCTTTGTCCAATCACACTATCAATAATGCGCTGATGGATGCCGACAATTTTAGCACCTTCTAAAATAACGCTGTGTTCTAAATCAGTATCAATGAGTGTGACATTGTTAGCGATGCTACTATAAGGGCCAATAAAGCAGTTTTCTAAATGACAATTGCTACCAATGATTACTGGCCCCCGAATTGTGCAGTTAATTACTTTAGATTTTACCCCGATTTGGACTCGTCCAATAATCTGACTTTGGGCATCAATTTCGCCCACAACTGATGCTGTCAGATAAGTATCGAGAATCAATCTATTAGCTTCTAATAAATCATCTTTTTTACCAGTATCTAACCACCAGCCTTGGAGATTGTGGGCTACAACCTGCTTTTGCTGATTAATCAGGTATTGAATAGCATCGGTGATTTCCAACTCGCCTCTGGTGGAAGGTTGAATATTTGCGATCGCATCATAAATAAGGTGAGAAAAGAAATAAACCCCTACCAATGCCAGATTTGAAGGAGGAACTTTGGGTTTTTCAATTAACTGTAATACCCGTCCTGTTTCATCCACCTGAGCCACACCAAAGGCACTAGGGTTAGCAACTGAACGTAAGAGAATCAAAGCATCTGGCTGTTGTTGGCTAAATTGTTGCAGAAAGTAACGTAACTCACCTAGTTGAATCAGGTTATCTCCTAAGTACATAACAAAGGGAGAATCTCCTAAAAAAGGACGAGCGATTTGGACGGCGTGAGCAAGTCCAAGTGGCTTATCTTGTACGATGTAGGTAATGTTCGCTCCAAAGTTTTCTCCATTTCCGGTTTTTCCTTGGACTTCTGCCCCGGTTTCTGGACTGATGATGATGCCAATATCAGTAATACCAGCCGCGACCATTTCTTCAATGCCATACCATAAAACCGGTTTGTTAGCAACTGGTACAAGTTGTTTTGCCCCGCTGTAGGTGAGGGGACGTAAGCGTGTACCTTTACCGCCAGAAAGAATTAGTGCTTTCATAAGGATTTAGGATTAATTACAAGTCATTAGTCAAGATAATCTGAAATCTTGACAAAATCCCAAATCATTGCATTTAAATTCTGGCGTTGATTTATAGGTAACGGGATAACACCTCGGCGGTTGCTTTTCCTGTTTTTTCCCAACTGAATTTTTGAGAGTGAGTAATACCTTGACTAGAAAGGCGCGATCGCAATTCTGAATTAGTTGCAATAGACTGCATTGCCTCTGTAATTTCTCCGGTGTTGTAGGGATTGATCAGAATCGCCGTATCGCCAGCCACTTCAGGTAAAGAAGAGAGATTGGAGGTAATCACGGGAGTACCACAAGCCATTGCTTCGAGAACAGGTAAACCAAAACCCTCCCAGAGACTAGGAAAAACCAGAGCGATCGCTTCATTGATGATTTTTGGTAATTCGCTGTAAGGTACATAGTCAAGGAACTTCACCTGATTAGTTACACCCAATTCTGCAACTTGTATTTTTAAAGTCGGGGTGTAACGCGAATCAATTGGCCCTACTAACCATAGTTCATAGTCTTTGCAGTTAGGTAACGCCGCAAAAGCACTGATGAGTCGCTGGATGTTTTTGTAAGGATCTTGGCGACCAATATAGAGAAAGTAGTTGCTGGTGGGGAGGTTGAGAGGAAGGAAGTGAGTGCGATCGTGCGCTAAAGGAATCGGAGTAATTTT
This portion of the Nostoc sp. GT001 genome encodes:
- the rfbD gene encoding dTDP-4-dehydrorhamnose reductase; its protein translation is MTKSILLIGSNGQVGKELQQILSSSGDIISVARPTVDLTQPDTLRKVIRSKQPQIIINAAAYTAVDKAESEPELATAINAFAPLFLAQESQKLGAFLIHISTDYVFDGNGCSPYQETDATNPLSVYGKTKLAGEEAIRENCAHHLILRTAWVYGTFGKSNFVKTMLRLSAERQELRVVADQIGSPTWAQDIAAVIAQTIPQLTPEISGTYHYTNSGVASWYDFAVAIFEEAQQLGFPLKVERVVPITTAEYPTPARRPAYSVLACGKIAAILGTYPPHWRQRLRQMLTDLKIEHGE
- the rfbC gene encoding dTDP-4-dehydrorhamnose 3,5-epimerase, giving the protein MSIVHTKIPEVIQLEPQVFGDERGLFFEAYNHQKFAQEIGIVTNFVQDNHSCSKQNVLRGLHYQIQQPQGKLIRAIVGTIFDVAVDIRTSSPTFGKWVGYELSAKNKRLLWIPPGFAHGFLALSEIAEVLYKTTDYYAPRSDRTILWNDPDLAIDWPLSEPPILSAKDQAGKSFRTAEVFD
- a CDS encoding glucose-1-phosphate thymidylyltransferase — protein: MKALILSGGKGTRLRPLTYSGAKQLVPVANKPVLWYGIEEMVAAGITDIGIIISPETGAEVQGKTGNGENFGANITYIVQDKPLGLAHAVQIARPFLGDSPFVMYLGDNLIQLGELRYFLQQFSQQQPDALILLRSVANPSAFGVAQVDETGRVLQLIEKPKVPPSNLALVGVYFFSHLIYDAIANIQPSTRGELEITDAIQYLINQQKQVVAHNLQGWWLDTGKKDDLLEANRLILDTYLTASVVGEIDAQSQIIGRVQIGVKSKVINCTIRGPVIIGSNCHLENCFIGPYSSIANNVTLIDTDLEHSVILEGAKIVGIHQRIIDSVIGQRAQLNLAPRRPKALRFMIGDDCQIELT
- a CDS encoding glycosyltransferase family 1 protein, whose product is MKIVDNTSAKQLIINLSILLSKPTGIGNYAQNLFPYLKSLQPTLLVAQKCPYFDCYPIPSNLTPDHGTKGHFKRLIWTQFQLPQIYKNLKSNLLFSPLPEAPLYSNCRFVVTSFDMIPLRFGKRFSPLTPYHRYYTPQVLKQAQHIICISQTTAKDITDFYQIPASKITPIPLAHDRTHFLPLNLPTSNYFLYIGRQDPYKNIQRLISAFAALPNCKDYELWLVGPIDSRYTPTLKIQVAELGVTNQVKFLDYVPYSELPKIINEAIALVFPSLWEGFGLPVLEAMACGTPVITSNLSSLPEVAGDTAILINPYNTGEITEAMQSIATNSELRSRLSSQGITHSQKFSWEKTGKATAEVLSRYL